A segment of the Nitrospira sp. genome:
AGAGCACGGCCAGCCCGTAAAACGGCACCTTATTCACAAATTCGAGGAAGCTGTCGTGGATCCGCTCCATGCTACCGTAATGGTCCAGATGCTCGCGATCGAGATTCGTCACCGCCGCGATCGTCGGCGCCAACCGCAGGAAGGACCCGTCGCTTTCGTCCGCCTCGGCAATGAGCAAATCGCCACGCCCCAGTCGGGCATGACTCCCGAGCGCATTCACTTTTCCGCCAATCACCATGGTGGGGTCCAACCCGCCCTGAGCCAGCACATTGGCCACCATCGACGTGGTGGTCGTTTTGCCGTGCGCGCCGGCAATGGCGACTCCAAACTTCAGACGCATCAACTCCGCCAACATCTCCGCGCGGGGAATAACCGGGATCTGCCGGGCCTTCGCCGCGACGACTTCGGGATTGGTTGCCGCCACCGCGGAGGAAATCACCACCACCTGCGCCTCGCCGATATTGGCTTCGTGGTGCCCGATGGCAATCCGTCCGCCCAACTCTTCCAGCCGTCGCGTGGTTTCGGACTGACTGAGATCCGACCCGCTGACTTTGTAGCCGAGCGTCAATAACACCTCGGCGATGCCGCTCATCCCAGATCCGCCGATTCCCACCAGATGAATATGTTGTGTCTTTCTGAACATCGCTGTCTGCCTTAGCTCCTGTACGCGAAATGGTCTGTGCGCGCCGCTCCTGTTCTGCTGTGGTTGTGATCGCTGCCGTTCCCGCTGTTCATAGGGCACACGCGCTTCCGCTGGCCTCATGGCGCCTCCTCATGACCTCGTAGCATTCCCGCACGATGGCCTCCGCCGCATCGCTGCGCCGCATATTCCAGCTCTGTCGGCTCATGGTCTGCAGGCGATCTGGCTCGTTGAAGATATCGTTGATGGATGTGGCCAACTTTGCACCGGTCAGCTCCGCTTGCGGTAACAGCACGGCGCCGCCGGCTTGAGCCATCACTTCTGCATTCCGCAGCTGATGATTGTAGATGGCCGTCGGCAGGGGGATCAGAATAGCGGGTTTGCCACAGACCGTGAGCTCGGCAATGGTCATCGCGCCGGCGCGTGCCACGACCAAGTCCGCTTCGCGAAGCACGGCAGGCATATCGTAGAGAAAGGGCACCACCTGCGCAGACATTCTCGCCTGCTCATAGGCCGCGACCACTCTGGCATGATCCGCTTCACCCGTTTGATGGGTAATCGTCAGACGTCCCTTCAGCGCGCCGAGGAGCGGCAACGCGTCGATGACCGCGGAGTTAATGGCCTTGGCCCCCTGGCTACCGCCGAAAATCAACAGATGCCACGCGCTTCCGTCCGTGGCGGCACCGGACGCGGAAGATTCTAAAAAAGCTCGGCGCACGGGATTGCCGACCACACTCGTCTTTCGACGATCGAACCATTGCACCGTCGATTCGAATGCCAGAAAAATTCGGCGCACGAGCGGCGCAACGGCTTTGTTCGCCATACCCGGATAGGCATTTGGCTCTAAAATCACTCCAGGGATGCGACGCAGAAACGCCGCGAGCAGCATGGCCGGACTGGTATACCCGCCGACCCCGAACACCAAATCCGCCCCCTGCTGTTTGAGGACACGCAGCGATTGCCACAAGCTGACCGGCAGGGTGAACACGGCCTTTATCATCTCGAGCGGGCTTTTGCCCATCAGTGGATTCGCCGTGATGCACTGTAAGGGAAACCCTTCATGCGCCAACACCTTGCGCTCGATCCCGCGCCTCGTTCCGACGAACAGGATGCGCGTGGAAGGATCACGCCGGACAAACTCCCGTGCCACGGCAATCGCCGGATACAGATGGCCGCCAGTGCCGCCGGCTGCAATCACAATGGTCATTCCGTCACCACGCCCCGCTTCCGCACAGCGCGGGGAGGGCTGCCCTCCTTCCCCCCCTGCCGGTCCCGAGAAATACTCAACAGGATACCCACGCCGAACAGATTGGCCAACAACGATGACCCGCCATAACTCACGAAGGGCAGAGTCAGCCCCTTGGTGGGCAGGAGCCCCGTCACGACGCCGGCGTTGACCAACGCCTGCATGCCGATCAACATCGTAATGCCCATCGCCAGATGGCGGCCGAAGGGGTGACGCGCACGGCCTGCGACTTGAAACCCCTTGATGACAAACAGACCGAACAGCAGCACGATCGTGACGGTCCCCAGCAGCCCCAACTCCTCGCCGACCAGGGCCAGCACAAAATCGGTATGCGCTTCCGGCAGGAAAAAGAGCTTCTGTTTACCTTCCCCCAACCCCACCCCGAAGGAACCGCCGCTTCCGAGCGCCAAAAAGGACTGCGTGATCTGAAAGCCCGCGCCGGAGGGATCCTTCGTGGGGTCCAAAAACATCAGAAATCGTTTCCACCGGTACGGCGACGTCAGGATGAGTGCGGCGACTCCGGTCAGAGCACACAAAGACAAGATGGCGAGGTGTTTGATGCGCGCCCCAGCCAGGAACAGCAGTGTCGCCACCACGAGTCCCATCACCACCACCGTGCCCAGATCCGGTTCCAGCAGCACCAGTCCGCTCAGCAGGCCGATGACGATTAACGGTGGCAGCAAGCCCCGCGCGAACTGGGTAATCTGATCTTGCTTCTTGGTCAGATAGGCCGCGGCATAGATCACCGCCACAAATTTCGCGATCTCGGCCGGCTGGATGTTGATCGGCCCCAGGTGCAGCCACCGGCGTGCCCCCTTGGCCACATTCCCGAGCGACGGAATCAGCACCATCACCAGCAACAGGGTGGCTCCGCAGAGCAAGGGAATCGCTAGCTTCTTCCAGATCGTGTAGTCGATCCGCGAGATCCCGTGCATGACCAACAGGCCGACGGCCAGCCACGCCACCTGACGCTTGAGGAAATACCAGGGATCGTGGAACCGGTTGCCCGCCACCACGGCACTGGCGCTGAACACCATCACCACACCAATCAGCGTGAGCGCCAAGGTCACGGCCAGGAGCGCCGGATCCACCGGTACGCGCTTGGACGTCCGCTGGCTCGACGTCGACCAGGGCAACATCAGTGTGCCGAGTGCATGCTGTCCCATCGTGATGCTGTCATTCCTCCGTGCACGACCGGCTCATGCCGGAAGCGCCTGGACTAACGCTTTGAATTGACGACCCCGATCCTGGTAATCCGCGAACATGTCGAAACTGGCGCAGGCCGGTGAGAGTAAGACCACCTCACCGGGCTGCGCCTCGCGAGCAGCAAGCTCCACGGCATCGCGGAGGGTCGCTGCAGGACGACACCGGTCGAAATTCCCCATCGCCGCTTGAATGCGGCCCGCCGCTTCCCCGATCAAAATCAGTCCCTTCACGCGCTCCCGGACAGCTCCCTCCAGGCGAGAAAAATCTCCCCCCTTGTCGCGGCCACCGGCGATCAACCAGATGGGTTGCTCGATCCCTTCCAGCGCCTTCAGCACCGCATCGACGTTTGTCCCTTTCGAATCATTGACGAACCGGACGCCGCGGCGCTCGCGCACCACTTCCAGGGCATGCTCCAATCCCGGAAACGACCGGAGCACGGCACGGATCGCCTCGATGGAGCACCCGCACAGCAGGCCGTAGGTCACAGCAGCCATCACATTCTCGACATTGTGGAGGCCGATCAGCCGCATGTCGCTTCGGCGACAAATTTCTTCACGCTGCCCACGCACCGTCGTCACAATCAGATCGCCGTCCAGGACCGTGGCACCCGCTACGCCCGACACGGGTGCGCCACCGCGGCTGAATCCGATGACCGTTCCCTTGGTGCGCCCACGAAGCGACGCGACACGCGGATCGTCGAGATTGAACAGGGAATAGTCGCCGGCGGTTTGATGGGCGAAAATCCTCGCCTTGGCGGCCACATAGTCGTCCACCGAGGCATACCGGTCCATATGATCCAGAGTCACATTCAGAATCGACGCGACCCAGGGATGAAACTGTTCGGTTGTTTCAAGCTGAAAACTGGACACCTCGAACACCGCATACTCGTAGGGGGCGGGACTTCCCGGTTTCGCCTGCACGAAGGCCAGCGCGGCTTCGCTGGCGGCAATGCCAAGATTGCCGCCCACAAAGGCACGTTTCCCGCTCTCCTGGAGAAACTTGCCGATCAAGGTAACAGTCGTGCTTTTGCCGTTGGTGCCGGTCACGGCCACGATGGGCACGGTCACAAAGCGGGAGGCCAATTCCAGTTCCCCGATCACTCGAACACCTCTGGCCCGCACGCGATTGAGCGCGTCGAGTTGCGTGGGCACCCCCGGACTGATCACGACGAGATCCACGCCTTCCAATGCGGATTCATACTGCGCACCCACCCGTACGGCGATACCAGACTGATCCAGTTGCGGAAGGATCGCGCGTAACTCTTCCGGCTCTTTCCGGTCGGCCACGGTCACCCGAGCGCCGAGATGCTGTAACAATCGCGCCGCGCCGACCCCGCTCCTGGCTAATCCGACCACCGTCACCTGGAGATCTTTGACGTTCATCGCCACAGTCCTAACGGAGTTTCAGCGTGCTCAAGCTGAGCAGCGCAAGCAAAATCGCAATGATCCACAGACGCACCACCACCTTCGGTTCGTCCCATCCCTTCATCTCAAAATGATGATGAATCGGAGCCATATTGAAGATTCGCTTTCCACGCAATTTGTACGAGCCGACCTGCAGGATGACGGAGAGCGCTTCAATGACGAAGACGCCGCCGACGAGCAGCAACAGGAGCTCGTGCTTACTGATCACCGCCACGGTACCGAGCGCCGCGCCAAGAGGAAGCGAACCCACGTCACCCATGAATACGGAGGCCGGATAGGTGTTGAACCAGAGAAATCCCAAACTCGACCCCAGAATCGCTCCGGTAAATATCGCGATCTCCCCTGCACCTTCGATGTAGGGGATGAGCAGATACTCAGCCATGACGCGATTCCCTGTGACATAGGCGACGATCGTATACGCCAGGGAGGCGATCATGACGGGACCGATGGCCAGGCCGTCGAGTCCATCGGTCAAATTGACGGCATTGGAGCTGCCGACGATGACCAGAATGACGAACACGATATAGAACCAGCCCAGGTCGGGCGTAAAGTATTTGAAGAACGGCACGCTGAGTTTCGTCGTGTAGCTAGGGAGGGTGTAGAGAAACACGCCGATAGCCAGGGCCACCAGAAACTGGCCGGTAAATTTTTGCGCCGCCGAAAGCCCTTTCGATTGGCGCTTGATGAACTTCAAATAGTCGTCGGCGAATCCCACGGCGCCGAACCCCACGGTCGCCACCACGACCAGCCACACATACCGATTGGTCATGTCGGCCCAGAGCAGGGTCGATAACACCACGGCGAAGATGATGAGAATGCCGCCCATCGTCGGCGTCCCGCTCTTGGCCAAATGCCGTTTCGGTCCATCGTCCCGGATTTGCTGTCCGAGCTTGATCTCCTGCAGCTTCCGAATGACCCATGGGGCCATCACGAACGCGATCAAAAATGCCGTGACCGCGGCGTAGATAATGCGGAAACTCTGGTACCGGAACACGTTGAGAAACGAAAACTGTGTGTGAAGTGGATACAGCCAGTTGTATAACATCCTACGGCATCTTTGTTTGCTCTCGAATCAGCGATTCCTCACGGTCTTGTGCCTATTCCTGCTAACAGGCTTTTCGCGCCACCCGCCGCATACCGGTCAGGGCGTCCACGACCTGCTCCATCCGCATTCCGCGCGAGGCCTTGACCAGCACCACATCGCCCTGTCGTACCATCCGTGCCAGGGCCGTCGCCGCCGCGTGGGCATCCGGATGTTCGGTAATCCGATCACCCGGCATCCCGGCTTGGCGCGCCCCTTCAGCCAGCTCTCGACCCAGCGCCCCGCAGGCCAGGAGATGTCCGATCCCCTGCGCGGCCAAAAACGCGCCCACCTCGTGATGCATTCGTTTGGTGTCCGTGCCCAGCTCCAACATGTCGCCCAGGGCCGCAATCGACCGCTTTCCCCGGCCCAGCTCCGCCAGCAGCTGAATGGCCGCCTTCATCGAGGCAGGGTTGGCGTTATAACAATCGTTGATCACCCGCACACCATGGGAGACGCTGATTTGCGATCGCATTGCGGCGGGCCGAAACTTCGCTAACCCTTCGGCGATGGCGGAGCCGGACAATCCCAAGGCATGCCCCACGGCCGCGGCCGCCAGGGCGTTGCTCACATTGTGCTGGCCCTGCGTTCGAATCCGCACCTCCGTTTGCCGGCTCTTCCCGGGCAGAATAAGCCCAAAGACCGTCCCGCCTTTGTCATCGGTTCGAACATTCGCGGCGCGAACGGTGGCCTTGGCGGACGCGCCGAATGCGACCACTCGGCATTGGGCTCGGGACGCGAGATACTCAAAATAGTCGTCATCGGCATTCAACGCCACGGCCCCGTCTTGCGGAAGGTGGTCCAGCAGCTCCGCCTTGGCCTGCGCCGATCCTTCCATACTGCCGAAAAATTCCAAATGGTCCGGCCCGATGTTGGTGATCACCCCGTGGGTCGGCCTGGCGATTTCGCACAATCTTGTCGTCTGCCCCTCTTGATCCACGCCCATTTCAATCACCGCGGCCTGATGACGCGGAGCAAGTTGAAACAGCGTCTGCGGCACGCCGATACGATTGTTCAGGTTGCCTTCCGTCTTCAGCGTCTTCCATCGCTGCGCGACGACATGAGCCACCATTTCCTTCGTGGTCGTCTTGCCGTTGCTGCCGGTGATGGCAATCACCGGAATCGGGAACCGGTTGCGATAGTGCGTGGCCAGCCGCTGAAAGGCTTCGAGGGTATCCCGCACGCTCAGCACAATCGGAACGCCGCCCTGCTTTCGCATGGGGGGCAACTGGTATCCCTCCTGGACAATCGCACAGATGGCGCCCTGCGCGAAGGCTTTCGGCACGAATGCCTGCGCATCAAACCGTTCGCCTTGAAATGCGATGAACAGATCCCCTTTTCGCACCAGCCGAGAATCAGTCACCACGCGCCGGATACGTTGCTTCCGGTCCTGCGGGCTTAACCCTGCCGGGGATTTGGCACTCAGCACTTCGCAGATTTCTTCGACGGTAAATAGTGCCATAACGCCGCGACTGCCCGATTCCCGCATGTGCACCTCCGCTGAGGTTCAGGATCGGAGCGTGCCGATCATCTCACGCGCGATTTCCCGATCATCGAAGTGATGCTTCGTCGTCCCCACGATCTGATAATCTTCGTGTCCCTTCCCCGCGATCAACACCATATCCCCCGGCTTCGCTTCGCGAATGGCGGCTTCGATCGCCGCCCGCCGATCAGCCAGCATGTGATAGCGCACATGGCCTCGGTCCGCGAGCGCCGCCTTCACTCCGATCTCGACCTCACGAAGAATCGCGGCCGGGTCTTCAGTGCGCGGATTGTCTGAGGTCAGAATCACCACATCACTATACTGCACAGCCGCGCGCCCCATTTTCGGACGCTTGGTGCGGTCCCGATCACCGCCGCAACCGAAGACGGTAATGATGCGCCCGGTGCGGAGCGCGTGTGCCGCCGTCAACAAGCGCACCAGAGCATCTTCCGTATGCGCATAGTCCACGACGACGGTAAAGTTCTGCCCGGCTTCGACACGTTCGAACCGCCCCGGCACATTCGAGACCGCCCCTACGGCGGCACGAACATGATCAAGCGTCAACCCTTCATGCAAGACGACGCCGATGGCGGCCAGCAGGTTGTAGACATTGTGCTCCCCGACCAACCGGCTCTGAATCGCGCACGTGCCTGCCGGGCTACGAAGCGTAAAATCCGTCCCCGCGGCCGACATGCGCACATCCTCGGCACGAAGATCCGCCTGCTCACCAAGCCCATAGGTCCAGACAGGCACCGTGCAGGCGTCCTGCAGGCGGCGGCTCCAAGGATCATCGATATTGATGATCGCCCGCTTGCGCTCCTTACGCGCACCAGGCCTCCCCAAGTCCACGAAGAGTCTGCGCTTGGCCTGAAAATACCGTTCCATATCGACATGAAAGTCCAGATGGTCCTGCGTGAGATTCGTAAACACCGCGACATCGAACTCGGAACCGGCGGTTCGATCCAAGGCCAAGGCGTGAGACGACACTTCCATGACGACCGTATCCAACCGCGTCTCGACCATTCGTGCAAATAATTTCTGTAACTCCAACGCACCGGGGGTCGTGTGCGAAGCCGGAATCGACTCTTTGCCCACCAGATAGGCCACCGTGCCAATGAGACCGACCTGCCGATTCGCGGCTTCCAGCATGGTTTTCACGACATACGTGGTCGTGGTTTTGCCGTTCGTCCCAGTCACCCCAATCATTCGCAACGCAGACGAGGGCTCACCGTAAAATCGACTGCCGATTATTCCCAACGCGGCTCGGGAGTCCTGCACGCGAATGGTCGGCGTCGAACCGGTCGCGACCGCGCGCCCCACCACAAGCGCCACCGCCCCCGCAGCCAGCACACGATCCACAAAGTCGTGGCCATCCACACGTTCGCCCTGCACGGCCACAAACAAAGACCCCGGCTCGACCTTGCGCGAGTCATCGGTCAACCCGGTAATCGTAACCAGCTGGTTGCCGCTTCGCTCCAACACGCCAAGTCGTCCCTGAATGGGACTGATCAAGTCGTCCAGCGTCATCTCAGGATTCCACGGCCGCCATCGCCAGCTTGACCGGCTCGTCCACTGCGACACCCAAGTAGTTCAAGACCTGCTCGCCCACGCGACGGAACACCGGCGCCGCTACCACCCCACCCCAGCCCTCGCCACGCGGCTCGTCGATCACCACAATCATCGCCAAACGGGGATCTTCCGCAGGTACGTAGCCGAGAAACGACCCGACCAGGAGCGTAGATGAATACTTGCCGGTACGAGGATCAACTTTTTGAGCCGTGCCGGTTTTACCCGCGACACGAAAACCCGGAATAGCCGCCTTGCCGCCTGTCCCGTTGGTGACCACTCCTTCCAGAAGCGTCGTCAGCGTCCGCGCCGTGTCGGCAGAGATGACGCGCCGTTTGGCTTGCGGCATCGTCTGCGCCACCAATTGCCCCTTGGCATTGCGAATCTCGGACACCACATAGGGCTTCATCAGCACACCACCGTTGGCGATGGCCGAGACCGCCGTCACCATTTGCAGCGGAGTGACGCCGACCTCTTGCCCCATGGAGATGGAGGCCAGCGACCGTTTCCCCCATTGGCGAGGGCCCCGCAACAGGCCTGCAGTCTCGCCCGGCAAGTCGATGCCGGTCTTGTCACCAAAACCAAACTCCTTCAGATAGTCGTACACCCGCCATTCGCCCAGCGCCATGCCGACTTTCGCCGCCCCGATATTGCTCGATTTCTGGATCATCTGCGCGAAGGTCATCCACCCGGCCCGCTCGTGGTCGTGGATGATGGTGTTGGCGATCGCAAATTGACCATTCTCACCGTAAATCATGCTGCCGGGGGTCATCACCTTTTCCTCGAGCGCCGCGGCGGCAATCACGCTCTTCATGGTGGAACCGGGCTCGTACGTGTCGGTCAATGCACGATTTCGCCACCGGTCCGGAACCAACGCTCCCACCGTGTTGGGATCAAACCGTGGGCTCACCGCCATGGCCAGTACGGCGCCGGTCTTCGGATCCATCGCGATCAGCGTGCCCGACTTGGCGTTGGCCCGACTCACCGCCTCGTCCAATTCTTTCTCAGCAATATACTGAATGACTTCGTCAATGGTGAGGGTGAGACTATGTCCGGCTGCAGCGCCTTCTTCATTGAGGCCCTTCGGAAATACTGCCCGCCCCAACGCATCACGCTGCAGCACCACCGCGCGTTTCTCTCCGTGCAGATACTGTTCGTAACGCAGCTCCACTCCTTCGAGGCCGCGATCATCCATACCCGCAAACCCGAGCACATGGGACAGCAACGGGCCTTTGGGATAGAAGCGACGCCCCTCCATCACCACCCCAACACCTTCGAGCCCCAACCGCTCAAGCCGTCGACCCTGCTCCGGATCGAGCTTTCTCGCCAGCCAGACGAAATGCCGTTCCTGCTTCAACTTCTTTTCGAGTTCCGTGGCTTTCACATGCAGAATCGGCGAAAGATTGCGCGCCGCCGCCACGGGATTTCCGAGCGAGGCGGGCACGCCAAACACAGACGGGACATCCATATTCATGGCCAGGACTTTGCTGTTTCGGTCGTAGATCGTGCCGCGCGCCCCCTCCAACGTTACATTTTTCTGGTGCTGCCGATCGGCCTTCACCGTCAACGCCGCAGCCTGCAGCACTTGAAGATTCACGAGACGGACGATCACGAGCACGAAGGCCAGCACGAGGCCGCAGGCCACCACAATCCGGCGACCACGAAAGGACGTCGCTGCCACTACCGCACTCTCCTCGGAACCATATTCCTTGCGATTCGCACCTCACCCTCCGCCGCGATCGGATTCGCCGGCGCTTCCGGCTCGATATTGACGACGACGACCTGCCCCTTTTCCGGTTGCAGCATTCCTAACTTGTCGCTCGCAAGCCGTGCGATCCGCTCGGGCGCCGTCAGCCCAGACAGTTTGACCTGCAGCTCATCACGTTCACGCTCCAGCAGAACCTTCTGCGCTTTCAGCCGCTCGATGTGGTACCCGATGCGGACGATGTCCACTCGTTCCCACACGAAGAGCAAGACCAGCGAGGTGACCGCGGCAAACGCGACGGCTTTCATGGCATACACTCCTTGGCAATCCGTTCCACGACACGCAGCTTTGCACTACGCGATCGCGGGTTATGGTCACGCTCACTCTCCGAAGCCATGACCGGTTTTTTCGTCAACACCGCCACTGACGCCTCGGGCTCAGAGGCCATCGCCCGAAACGTATGCTTCACGATTCGGTCTTCGAGGGAATGAAACGAGACGGCGCAGACACGGCCGCCCGGCACCAGCAAATCCACAGCGTCGCGAAGCGCCGGCTCAATCACGTCCAACTCACGATTCACCGCGATCCGCAGCGCTTGAAACGTCCGGGTCGCGCAGTGAATTCGTCCGTGCCGGTACGATGCAGGCACGGCCCGCTCGACAAGTGCGGCGAGCTCCCAGGTGGTGCTGATGGCAGACTGCATTCTGGCCTGCACAATCGCGCGAGCGATCCTGCGCGAATAGCGCTCCTCACCGAGCTGATAGATCAGGTCGGCCAGCTCCGTCTCCGGAAGGTCGCGCACAAGATCTCCGGCAGTACGCCCTTCACGCTGGTCCATGCGCATATCCAACGGGCCGTCTTCCCTGAAGCTGAATCCCCGTTCCGGACGGTCGAGTTGTGGCGAAGACACACCCAGATCGAAGATCACGCCGTCCACCTGCGACAATCCGCTCTCAGCGACCACGGCTTTGATCTCCGAGAAATTTGCGTGCCGGAGATGAACGCGAGACCGGACATCCCGCAAACGCGAACGCGATTCCGAGAGCGCCGCCTCATCACGATCGATTCCCACGAGCATGCCATTGGGAGCGGTGCGTTCGAGAATCCGAGTCGCAAGCCCTGCATATCCAAGCGTGCAGTCCACGTACACTCCACCGGGTTTGCACTGCAGCCAGAACACGATCTCGTCGACCAATACCGGCTCATGGGATTCGCGAGCAGCATCCATGATCCACTTCCACCCACTTCATCCCACTCATGCGCTGGAGTATACACCCAACCAAATAGCTGTCAACAGATTTTGCCTCTATTTATCAAGAATTTTGTTCGCTTTAGACACAGTGATTTCCAGGAGGTATCTCGTGGCAAAGTTATCCACATTTGGGGATAAATCTGTGGGAAACCACTCCACCATGAACGGAAATTTGAAGCCAGAAATACGAGGCAGTCAGGAGGCGTCCCTCCAAAATCAGGCACATAGCAATACCAGCATTAGGGAAGTTCCAGCAGCTGGAACATGAAGCGGGAATTTGGCAGGAATGACTACGGATACAGCCGATAGAGCAGTCGAGGAAAGGGAATGGTTTCGCGGACGTGCTCGAGTCCGCAGATCCAGGCAACCGCCCGCTCGATCCCCATGCCGAACCCGGCGTGCGGAACCGAGCCGTATCGACGAAGATCCAGGTACCATCGGAATGCTTCGACCGGCAACTGATGTTCGGTGAGCCGCGCCAACAATCTTTCATGGGAATGCATACGCTGTCCGCCGCCGATGATTTCCCCGTACCCTTCGGGAG
Coding sequences within it:
- the murG gene encoding undecaprenyldiphospho-muramoylpentapeptide beta-N-acetylglucosaminyltransferase → MTIVIAAGGTGGHLYPAIAVAREFVRRDPSTRILFVGTRRGIERKVLAHEGFPLQCITANPLMGKSPLEMIKAVFTLPVSLWQSLRVLKQQGADLVFGVGGYTSPAMLLAAFLRRIPGVILEPNAYPGMANKAVAPLVRRIFLAFESTVQWFDRRKTSVVGNPVRRAFLESSASGAATDGSAWHLLIFGGSQGAKAINSAVIDALPLLGALKGRLTITHQTGEADHARVVAAYEQARMSAQVVPFLYDMPAVLREADLVVARAGAMTIAELTVCGKPAILIPLPTAIYNHQLRNAEVMAQAGGAVLLPQAELTGAKLATSINDIFNEPDRLQTMSRQSWNMRRSDAAEAIVRECYEVMRRRHEASGSACAL
- the ftsW gene encoding putative lipid II flippase FtsW, whose protein sequence is MGQHALGTLMLPWSTSSQRTSKRVPVDPALLAVTLALTLIGVVMVFSASAVVAGNRFHDPWYFLKRQVAWLAVGLLVMHGISRIDYTIWKKLAIPLLCGATLLLVMVLIPSLGNVAKGARRWLHLGPINIQPAEIAKFVAVIYAAAYLTKKQDQITQFARGLLPPLIVIGLLSGLVLLEPDLGTVVVMGLVVATLLFLAGARIKHLAILSLCALTGVAALILTSPYRWKRFLMFLDPTKDPSGAGFQITQSFLALGSGGSFGVGLGEGKQKLFFLPEAHTDFVLALVGEELGLLGTVTIVLLFGLFVIKGFQVAGRARHPFGRHLAMGITMLIGMQALVNAGVVTGLLPTKGLTLPFVSYGGSSLLANLFGVGILLSISRDRQGGKEGSPPRAVRKRGVVTE
- the murD gene encoding UDP-N-acetylmuramoyl-L-alanine--D-glutamate ligase produces the protein MNVKDLQVTVVGLARSGVGAARLLQHLGARVTVADRKEPEELRAILPQLDQSGIAVRVGAQYESALEGVDLVVISPGVPTQLDALNRVRARGVRVIGELELASRFVTVPIVAVTGTNGKSTTVTLIGKFLQESGKRAFVGGNLGIAASEAALAFVQAKPGSPAPYEYAVFEVSSFQLETTEQFHPWVASILNVTLDHMDRYASVDDYVAAKARIFAHQTAGDYSLFNLDDPRVASLRGRTKGTVIGFSRGGAPVSGVAGATVLDGDLIVTTVRGQREEICRRSDMRLIGLHNVENVMAAVTYGLLCGCSIEAIRAVLRSFPGLEHALEVVRERRGVRFVNDSKGTNVDAVLKALEGIEQPIWLIAGGRDKGGDFSRLEGAVRERVKGLILIGEAAGRIQAAMGNFDRCRPAATLRDAVELAAREAQPGEVVLLSPACASFDMFADYQDRGRQFKALVQALPA
- a CDS encoding phospho-N-acetylmuramoyl-pentapeptide-transferase, with product MLYNWLYPLHTQFSFLNVFRYQSFRIIYAAVTAFLIAFVMAPWVIRKLQEIKLGQQIRDDGPKRHLAKSGTPTMGGILIIFAVVLSTLLWADMTNRYVWLVVVATVGFGAVGFADDYLKFIKRQSKGLSAAQKFTGQFLVALAIGVFLYTLPSYTTKLSVPFFKYFTPDLGWFYIVFVILVIVGSSNAVNLTDGLDGLAIGPVMIASLAYTIVAYVTGNRVMAEYLLIPYIEGAGEIAIFTGAILGSSLGFLWFNTYPASVFMGDVGSLPLGAALGTVAVISKHELLLLLVGGVFVIEALSVILQVGSYKLRGKRIFNMAPIHHHFEMKGWDEPKVVVRLWIIAILLALLSLSTLKLR
- a CDS encoding UDP-N-acetylmuramoyl-tripeptide--D-alanyl-D-alanine ligase, which codes for MALFTVEEICEVLSAKSPAGLSPQDRKQRIRRVVTDSRLVRKGDLFIAFQGERFDAQAFVPKAFAQGAICAIVQEGYQLPPMRKQGGVPIVLSVRDTLEAFQRLATHYRNRFPIPVIAITGSNGKTTTKEMVAHVVAQRWKTLKTEGNLNNRIGVPQTLFQLAPRHQAAVIEMGVDQEGQTTRLCEIARPTHGVITNIGPDHLEFFGSMEGSAQAKAELLDHLPQDGAVALNADDDYFEYLASRAQCRVVAFGASAKATVRAANVRTDDKGGTVFGLILPGKSRQTEVRIRTQGQHNVSNALAAAAVGHALGLSGSAIAEGLAKFRPAAMRSQISVSHGVRVINDCYNANPASMKAAIQLLAELGRGKRSIAALGDMLELGTDTKRMHHEVGAFLAAQGIGHLLACGALGRELAEGARQAGMPGDRITEHPDAHAAATALARMVRQGDVVLVKASRGMRMEQVVDALTGMRRVARKAC
- a CDS encoding UDP-N-acetylmuramoyl-L-alanyl-D-glutamate--2,6-diaminopimelate ligase — encoded protein: MTLDDLISPIQGRLGVLERSGNQLVTITGLTDDSRKVEPGSLFVAVQGERVDGHDFVDRVLAAGAVALVVGRAVATGSTPTIRVQDSRAALGIIGSRFYGEPSSALRMIGVTGTNGKTTTTYVVKTMLEAANRQVGLIGTVAYLVGKESIPASHTTPGALELQKLFARMVETRLDTVVMEVSSHALALDRTAGSEFDVAVFTNLTQDHLDFHVDMERYFQAKRRLFVDLGRPGARKERKRAIINIDDPWSRRLQDACTVPVWTYGLGEQADLRAEDVRMSAAGTDFTLRSPAGTCAIQSRLVGEHNVYNLLAAIGVVLHEGLTLDHVRAAVGAVSNVPGRFERVEAGQNFTVVVDYAHTEDALVRLLTAAHALRTGRIITVFGCGGDRDRTKRPKMGRAAVQYSDVVILTSDNPRTEDPAAILREVEIGVKAALADRGHVRYHMLADRRAAIEAAIREAKPGDMVLIAGKGHEDYQIVGTTKHHFDDREIAREMIGTLRS
- a CDS encoding penicillin-binding protein 2, which codes for MAATSFRGRRIVVACGLVLAFVLVIVRLVNLQVLQAAALTVKADRQHQKNVTLEGARGTIYDRNSKVLAMNMDVPSVFGVPASLGNPVAAARNLSPILHVKATELEKKLKQERHFVWLARKLDPEQGRRLERLGLEGVGVVMEGRRFYPKGPLLSHVLGFAGMDDRGLEGVELRYEQYLHGEKRAVVLQRDALGRAVFPKGLNEEGAAAGHSLTLTIDEVIQYIAEKELDEAVSRANAKSGTLIAMDPKTGAVLAMAVSPRFDPNTVGALVPDRWRNRALTDTYEPGSTMKSVIAAAALEEKVMTPGSMIYGENGQFAIANTIIHDHERAGWMTFAQMIQKSSNIGAAKVGMALGEWRVYDYLKEFGFGDKTGIDLPGETAGLLRGPRQWGKRSLASISMGQEVGVTPLQMVTAVSAIANGGVLMKPYVVSEIRNAKGQLVAQTMPQAKRRVISADTARTLTTLLEGVVTNGTGGKAAIPGFRVAGKTGTAQKVDPRTGKYSSTLLVGSFLGYVPAEDPRLAMIVVIDEPRGEGWGGVVAAPVFRRVGEQVLNYLGVAVDEPVKLAMAAVES
- a CDS encoding cell division protein FtsL — translated: MKAVAFAAVTSLVLLFVWERVDIVRIGYHIERLKAQKVLLERERDELQVKLSGLTAPERIARLASDKLGMLQPEKGQVVVVNIEPEAPANPIAAEGEVRIARNMVPRRVR